One Burkholderia gladioli genomic window, GCCGGGCGCGCCCAAGAACGCGCAGCCCGATGCGCCCGACACGGAACAGAACCGCGGCGTCGGCTCGGGCTTCATCCTGTCCCAGGACGGCTACGTGATGACCAATGCGCACGTGGTCGACGATGCCGACACGATCTACGTGACGCTGACCGACAAGCGCGAGTTCAAGGCCAGGCTGATCGGTATCGACGAGCGCACCGACATCGCGATCGTCAAGATCAACGCCACCAACCTGCCGACCGTGGCGATCGGCGATTCGAACAAGGTGCGGGTGGGCGAGTGGGTGGTCGCGATCGGCTCGCCGTTCGGGCTCGACAACACCGTCACGGCTGGCATCGTCAGCGCCAAGGGGCGCAACACCGGCGACTACCTGCCGTTCATCCAGACCGACGTGGCCGTCAATCCCGGCAACTCCGGCGGCCCGCTGATCAATATGAACGGCGAGGTGATCGGCATCAATTCGCAGATCTACAGCCGCACCGGCGGTTTCATGGGCATCTCGTTCGCGATCCCGATCGACGAGGCGATGCGCGTGGCCGAGCAGCTCAAGGCCAGCGGCAAGGTCACGCGCGGGCGCATCGCGGTGGCGATCGGCGAGGTCACCAAGGACGTCGCCGACTCGATCGGGCTGCCGCGCGCGGAAGGCGCGCTGGTCAGCAGCGTCGAGGCGGGCGGGCCGGCGGACAAGGCCGGCGTGCAGCCGGGCGACATCATCCTGAAGTTCAACGGCCGCGACGTGGACGAGGCCACCGACTTGCCGCGCATGGTGGGCGATACCAAGCCGGGCAGCAAGGCCACCGTCACGATCTGGCGCAAGGGCGCGGCGCGCGACCTGCCGATCACGATCGCCGAGGTGCCGGCCGAGAAGGGCAATGCCCGCGCCGACGGCGGCAAGCCGAGCCAGCCGGCCAAGCCGCGCCAGAGCAATGCGCTGGGGCTGACCGTGAGCGACCTGACGGCCGAGCAGTTGAAGGCGGCCAAGGTGCCCAACGGCGTGCATGTCGACGCCGCCGACGGCCCGGCCGCGCGCGCGGGCCTCAAGCGCGACGACATCGTGGTGCGCGTCGGCGATACCGACATCACCAGCGCCAGGCAATTCGTCGAGGTCACCTCGAAGCTGGACCCGCAGAAGATGGTCGCGGTGCTGGTGCGGCGCGGCGACAACACGCAGTTCATCCCGCTGCGTCCGCGCGCGGCCCAGAAGTAGGGCGCGCGTGGCCTTCACGCTCTACGGCCGCGGCTGGTGCCATCTGTGCGACGAGATGCAGGTCGCGCTGGCGCCCGTCGCGGCCGAGTTCCGTCTGCCGGTGACGGTGATCGACATCGACACCGATCCGGCGCTCGTCGAGCGTTACGACGAGGACGTGCCGGTGCTGCTGCTGGATGGCGTGGAAGTGTGCCGGCATCGCTTCGACGAAGGCGCGGTACGCACCGCGCTGTCGCGGCGGCCGGCCGGCTCAGGCGCTTGATGCCGGCTGGGCATGGGCCGATCGGGCCCCGGGCGCCGGGGCCCGGAGAGCGAGGCCGTCACGGCCGGCCCAGCAGGTTTCGTGCCGTCGGCGCGGCCAGCCAGCCAAAATGCCGCCCCGGCCAGGCCTTTTCGGCTAAAATAGGCTGTTTTTTCACCGACTTACACAAGGCGTGCTCCGCAGTCGTCGAGCGCGCCTTTTTCGCTTGATCGGCACTGAATGGATCATATTCGCAATTTCTCGATCATCGCGCACATCGACCACGGCAAGTCGACGCTCGCGGATCGCATCATCCAGGTATGCGGCGGCTTGACCGACCGCGAGATGGAAGCCCAGGTGCTCGACTCGATGGATCTCGAGCGCGAGCGCGGCATCACGATCAAGGCGCAGACCGCCGCGCTGTCGTACCGCGCGCGCGACGGCAAGGTCTACAACCTGAACCTGATCGATACCCCGGGGCACGTCGACTTTTCCTATGAAGTCAGCCGTTCGCTGTCGGCCTGCGAGGGCGCGCTGCTGGTGGTCGACGCCAGCCAGGGCGTCGAGGCGCAGACGGTCGCGAACTGCTACATGGCGATCGAGCTCGGCGTCGAGGTGGTGCCGGTCCTGAACAAGATCGACCTGCCCGCAGCCAACCCCGAAAACGCGATCGAGGAAATCGAGGACGTGATCGGCATCGACGCGACCGACGCGACGCGCTGCAGCGCCAAGACCGGCCTCGGTGTCGAGGACGTGCTGGAGTCGCTGATCGCCAAGGTGCCGGCGCCCAAGGGCGATGTCGACGCGCCGCTGCAGGCGCTCATCATCGATTCCTGGTTCGACAGCTACGTCGGCGTGGTGATGCTGGTGCGCATCGTCAACGGCACCCTGCGTCCCAAGGAAAAGATCAAGCTGATGGCGACCGGCGCGCAGTACCCGGTCGAGCACATCGGCGTGTTCACGCCGAAGTCGCGCAATCTCGAATCGCTGTCGGCCGGCCAGGTGGGTTTCATCATCGCCGGCATCAAGGAGCTGACGGCCGCCAAGGTGGGCGACACCGTCACGCACGCGGCCAAGGCCGCGCCCGAGCCGCTGCCGGGCTTCAAGGAAGTGAAGCCGCAGGTGTTCGCCGGCCTCTATCCGGTCGAGGCGAACCAGTACGACGCGTTGCGCGAATCGCTCGAGAAGCTCAAGCTCAACGACGCCGCGCTGCAGTACGAGCCGGAAGTCTCGCAGGCGCTTGGCTTCGGCTTCCGCTGCGGCTTCCTCGGCCTGCTGCACATGGAGATCGTGCAGGAACGTCTCGAGCGCGAGTTCGACATGGACCTGATCACCACGGCGCCCACCGTGGTCTACCAGGTGGTGCAGAGCAACGGCGAAACCCTCGTGGTCGAGAACCCGGCCAAGATGCCGGATCCGGGCCGCATCGAGGAAGTCCGCGAGCCGATCGTCACGGTCAACCTCTACATGCCGCAGGACTACGTCGGCTCGGTCATCACGCTGTGCGAGCAGAAACGCGGCTCGCAGATCAACATGCAGTACCACGGCCGCCAGGTTCAACT contains:
- a CDS encoding DegQ family serine endoprotease, whose protein sequence is MTTTTLPTWMAAVALTACLPLASLAAQPASIVPGASAPAAASVPVAPPSAPATRAALPDFADLVEKAGPAVVNIRTTATVPADPRGVFPQGPDDGDMSEFFRRFFGIPLPQAPGAPKNAQPDAPDTEQNRGVGSGFILSQDGYVMTNAHVVDDADTIYVTLTDKREFKARLIGIDERTDIAIVKINATNLPTVAIGDSNKVRVGEWVVAIGSPFGLDNTVTAGIVSAKGRNTGDYLPFIQTDVAVNPGNSGGPLINMNGEVIGINSQIYSRTGGFMGISFAIPIDEAMRVAEQLKASGKVTRGRIAVAIGEVTKDVADSIGLPRAEGALVSSVEAGGPADKAGVQPGDIILKFNGRDVDEATDLPRMVGDTKPGSKATVTIWRKGAARDLPITIAEVPAEKGNARADGGKPSQPAKPRQSNALGLTVSDLTAEQLKAAKVPNGVHVDAADGPAARAGLKRDDIVVRVGDTDITSARQFVEVTSKLDPQKMVAVLVRRGDNTQFIPLRPRAAQK
- a CDS encoding glutaredoxin family protein, with product MAFTLYGRGWCHLCDEMQVALAPVAAEFRLPVTVIDIDTDPALVERYDEDVPVLLLDGVEVCRHRFDEGAVRTALSRRPAGSGA
- the lepA gene encoding translation elongation factor 4, which produces MDHIRNFSIIAHIDHGKSTLADRIIQVCGGLTDREMEAQVLDSMDLERERGITIKAQTAALSYRARDGKVYNLNLIDTPGHVDFSYEVSRSLSACEGALLVVDASQGVEAQTVANCYMAIELGVEVVPVLNKIDLPAANPENAIEEIEDVIGIDATDATRCSAKTGLGVEDVLESLIAKVPAPKGDVDAPLQALIIDSWFDSYVGVVMLVRIVNGTLRPKEKIKLMATGAQYPVEHIGVFTPKSRNLESLSAGQVGFIIAGIKELTAAKVGDTVTHAAKAAPEPLPGFKEVKPQVFAGLYPVEANQYDALRESLEKLKLNDAALQYEPEVSQALGFGFRCGFLGLLHMEIVQERLEREFDMDLITTAPTVVYQVVQSNGETLVVENPAKMPDPGRIEEVREPIVTVNLYMPQDYVGSVITLCEQKRGSQINMQYHGRQVQLTYEIPMAEIVLDFFDRLKSVSRGYASMDYEFKEYRASDVVKVDMLINGDKVDALSIIVHRSQSQYRGREVAAKMREIIPRQMYDVAIQAAIGANIVARENIKALRKNVLAKCYGGDISRKKKLLEKQKAGKKRMKQVGSVEIPQEAFLAILRVEDK